The region TCGCGAGAATCCCTCGTTGCGTCTCGACTTGTTTTCGAAGAGCTTTGACGAGCGCCTCGGTCTCTGGAATCCCGTCCTTTACCAGTGTATTGAGTTTTTCTTCCACGGAAGTGACGGCTGCCGTGGCCTCGTCGAGTTTCTTTTTTGAGAGGAGTGCGGGAACCTTGCCAATTTCCGTCTTGAGATCATTGAGCTGTTGCCGCTGCTCAGGCGTGATGGCAGCCATCAGCGATGAAGCCTGAATCAGGGCTGTTGCCATGACGAGACTGAAACAGATTTGACGAAGCATAGAGACCTGATATCCAAACATTCTTAACATCGCGTATTGCCTGACGTTGTTTTGGATTTTGTTCTTCGATTCGACCAGTAATCGATTTGAATTCATACGAATTGCGAGGAGCCGCTACCTGGCACAGAACCACCCGCCGATTTGTCTCACACCTGAACTCTTCCGAGATTGTCAACTCCCGGTAGTGTATCCTGTTTGACGCAATCGGGGCAAACCCCGTTTCGGTTGTGGGTTACGAATTGCTGCGACATTCTAACGCCAGATGTTCGGGTAACCTTTCTTTCATGCCCGGAGTTCGCCCGGAAGTTTCCGCAGAGACCGATTTTTCACAAATGACTGACTCATGAACCCGCAACCACCTCCACAAACATCCATCAATGCCATGAATCGCCCTCAGCTTGAGGAAAATGATCCATCAAAAAGTCCTGGAGCGACTCGATCTTTGACCGAGAAGCAACTCGACCAGCTCGTGGAATGGTTTCGCCCGTGGCCATCTGTGATCGTGGCTTATTCAGGCGGAGTTGACAGTGCTTTAGTCAGTTGGGGAGCGTTTCAGGCACTGGGAAGTTCGGCACTCGCCGTGACAGCCCTGAGCCCGAGTGTTTCTGAGAGTGACCGGGAACTCTCCGCAGCAGTCGCCCGTGAAATGGGAATTAAGCATCAGACAATCCACACACACGAAATTGAGCTAGCTGCGTATCGGGCCAATGCACCAACTCGCTGTTATTTCTGCAAATCCACACTCTACAGCACGATTCGATCGAAATACCCAGCCAGCGAATTCCCCCTGATTGTCAATGGCACAAACCTCGACGACCTGGGAGATCATCGCCCAGGACTGATGGCGGCTGAAGAATTTCAGATCCGCAGTCCTCTCGTCGAACTGGGTTATAACAAGCAGATCGTCAGAAACCTGGCTCATCTCGCAGGTTTAACCGTCCATGATCGACCTGCCAGCCCCTGCCTGGCCAGCAGAATCGCTTATGGCGTCGAAGTCACTTCCGATCGATTACTGAGAGTCGAACAGGCCGAAAAATACCTGCGATCACTCGGCTTTCAGGAATTCCGAGTCAGGATTGAACCCGGAGAGCTGGCCCGCATCGAACTGCATCCCGAGGATCTGACGCAGCTTGTCAGTTCGCCAATGCGTGAAGCATGCGTGCGAGTCCTGAGCGAACTTGGATTTCGTCAGATCTGCCTCGATCTTGCCGGCTTTCGCTCGGGCAGCCACAACGAACTCATCCAATTGAATGCAGCCTCGAAGTGACCTGGAATTCACCCTGAGTTGCTCACTCGTCGTTTCGTAAGCTCATCGTGATATCAATTCCGCCAACAACGCTGGAATTTCAGATTTCGACGGGTAAATCGATCTCGGGGGCGAAGGTCTGCCACCATCTTTCCGCCTGATCGCTATTCCACTTGCCCGAAACACTACATCGACAGAGCGCCAGTTCCAACTCACGAGCCGAGCCAAATCGCAATTCCTGATTCTTTGCCAGACAGCGGAGAACAATCGCCTCGACATCGGCAGGAATATCGGCTCTCAGATCTCGCAGAGGCACGACGCGATCTCGCGCATGCTTGATCATCACCTGCACGGGAGTTTTGCCTTCAAATGGCGGACGCCCTGTAAGCAGAAAATACGCGGTTGCTCCCAGAGCATAAATATCACTCCGGGCATCAGGAACACTCTCATAAGTGGCCTGTTCCGGCGACATGAACAGGGGCGAGCCAGCCACGCTCGTCTGCCTGCTGCTGTCGCTATAACCTCGGACACGAACGCCTCGGGAATCGAGCACCAGACCAAAATCCAGCAGTTTCGCCACATCATACTCACCGCCCCGCTTGGCAGCATAGACGTTGGCGGGCTTCAAATCGCGGTGGATCATGCCCAATTGATGAGCCTCATGCAGTGCCCGGCAGGTCTGAATCAGAAAATGAACAGTGCGTTCCGGAGAAAGCGGCCCGAAACGCGCCACCAGTTCTCCCAGATTCATCCCCGGGAGATACTCCATGACGTAGTAGAACGTGCCATCTTCAGTATGGCCGTAATCATAAATCTCAACCGTATTCCAATGGGAAAGTTGCGCCATACTGCGAACTTCCTGTTCAAACCGCATGAGGGCAATGGGATCAGTGCCATATTGAGGATGAATCAGCTTGACTGCACATGGGCGAGTTAACAGCCGATGTTCGGCCAGAAAAACCTGACCCATGCCCCCTGCTCCCAATCTCCGGGCCAGTCGATACTGGCCCAGCTGTCGCGCTCGGCTGACTTCCTGCCTCAAGGCAGAAATCGTGAATGTTCCCCAGATCGAAGCGAAGAGCGAAACAGCCAATGTCGTGGCCAGTTCGAGGCATACCTGGAGAGTGAGAACTTCCTGAGTCCAGGGAATAGTCATTCGCAGGTAAGCAATTGTTGCCAAAGGGGCCAGTGCTAAAGGTGATAGAAGTACCGCAGCCCTCTTCCAGCCATTAGGAATCAACATCGCATAGGACATCATCACAATGATGAGGCCCAGGGTTCCATTATGCAGCAGATCGCTTAAAAGCACGCTGTTTTGCAGGACACCCGCTTCTCGCATCTGGAGCAGTTGTGTCAACACGATCTGAATGGCCGGCGGGATAAAGAGCAACAGTTCGAGAAATCGAAGTCTGTCCAGGGGAAGCATTCGATTTTTCAACAGAATACAAAGACAGGTGATGGAGTTCAGCAGGACAATCGCACGTAAGTATGGATAAGGCGAACTTTGCACGACCAGCGAGCGAATGAAATACGCCAGTAATCCCACACACACCAGAATAGCAGCAGCAATCAATCGCTGCTGGATCAATGTCCCGGAACGACCACGCTGTCGGCCTACATCGGCATTGACCTGGCCTGGAGACAGATCTCGAACACGTTCGACTTTTCTCTTCGGAACCGGAGCAGACAACAACTTCGTCTGAGTTGTCACACCAGATGCCGAAACCGATGAACCGGTGGCATGAAGAACTTCAGGATGGTGTGGAGGCAATAACCGGGAGGCATCTGCCGACTCTGCACCACCCGACAAAAGTTCATCCAGAGTTTTGAGATCGGTCCCAAAAGCCGCATGCCCCACGAGTGTGGGTTCCAGAGCCGCCTCTTCGTCGACAATGTCACCATCGTCGAAGATCAGCTGATCTGCTGCCCGCATGCCGAACACTCCCTCATGTCCTGAATGTAGCGCAGCAGCACATGCTGCCCGGCCCTCGCTCATCAGGACATACGGGTGAAATAAAGCTCGCTCAAGAGGTAGTGCGGTCAAGGAATGCCCGTCGGAAGCACTTTCCGAGATGGAGGGAGTTCAAATTTGCCGGTTGTAGCAAATTGAGGGATTGGTGCTTTCAGGGAAACAACCTGGTTCCCTGAAAGCCACTTAAAATCCGCAGGGAGATTCAGGCAGACCGCGTCTGTTCAGAACCGCCGACTTGATCATTACAGCGCAATGCCGGGAACTGGATAATTCTTGCAGAACTCGCAGATCTCCTGGCGAATCTTGCCCAGGGTGGTTGCATCTTCCGGATGCTTGAAAATCTGCAGGATCCACTGACCGACCTGCTGCATTTCCGCTTCTTTCATTCCACGAGTCGTGAGCGCCGGTGTGCCGAGTCGAATTCCGCTGGGGTCCAGCGGCTTGCGTGTATCGTAAGGAATCATGTTTTTATTGGCGGTCACACCGGCGACATCGAGCGCATGTTCGGCGATTTTTCCAGTCAAACCGACAGATGTGACATCACACAGCATCAGATGATTATCCGTCCCCCCAGAAGCCAGACGCACGCCCCCTGCCACTAATGTCTCAGCCAATGTGCGAGCGTTTTTGATGACCTGTTCAATATACTGTTTGAAAGCTGGCTGAGCCGCTTCACGGAAGCAGACCGCTTTACCAGCGACCACATGCTCCAGAGGCCCGCCCTGCAATCCGGGAAAGACTGTTTTGTCGATCGTTTTGCCATGCTCTTCTTTGCAGAGGATAAACCCGGATCGGGGCCCACGCAAAGTTTTATGAGAGGTCGAAGTCACAAAGTCCGCATGGGGCACCGGACTGTTGTGCAGGCCGGCTGCCACCAATCCGGAATAATGGGCCATATCGACCATGAACAACGCACCCACCGACTTCGCAATTTCGGCGAACTTTCCATGATCGATTTCGCGAGGATAAGCACTGGCTCCGGCAATAATCAGCTTCGGCTTGTGCTCCTTTGCCAGACGAGCCACCTGATCAAAATCAATCCGGTGATCGGACTCTCGCACACCATAATGAACTGCGTTGTACAGAATTCCCGAAAAATTCAATCCCATGCCATGCGTGAGATGGCCACCATGGGCGAGATCCATCGCCAAAAAAGTGTCTCCCGGCTTCAAAAAGCCCATAAAGACAGCCATATTGGCTTGCGAACCGGCATGAGGCTGTACGTTCGCATATTGGGCACCGAACAGCGTGCAGGCCCGTGTTCGAGCAATGGACTCGATCGTATCGACATGCTCGCAACCACCGTAGTAACGCCGACCCGGATACCCTTCGGCATACTTATTCGTAAGGACTGAGCCCACCGCTTCGAGCACAGACTGACTGGTGTAATTCTCTGAGGCAATCAGTTCCAGACCGTCATGCTGCCGGACTTCTTCTTGTCGAATTGCACCAGCAATCTCAGGATCTGCAGCGGTCAGCACAGGCATACGGTCGGCCATCAATTACTCTCCCTGATATCAATTGCTTATTCTGATCATCGATTTGCCAGTTTGGACAGAACGTCCTCAATGGCGCGTGCTGTACTGATCAATCTGGTCTTTGCTCCAAATTATAGGCAATGCAAGCGAGCTTCGCACCTGTGCTCCCTGATGGGCACGTAATTCCAGAGTATCGTGATTGCTCTCCGTGTCTTAGCACCATGAATCTGTGAAACCAATGGGCCAATTGAAGGTCGTATCCCGGTGACGACATTTCGAAAAAGGTTGTCGCATCGGTAAATCAATTCTGGCGCGAAAAGTCAGACAAAAATGCTTTGATCCAACCTGTGGTGAATTGGCAATCGAACGTTCGATCCCCCACAATATCTGGATACTCCACAACTTTGCTAAACAGCAGTCAGCCGTCCGCCGGATGATCAACCTCCGCGATTTTCTTTGCTCAGGAACATTTTGATGAACTCTGCGGAAACTCCGATCACCTCCGCGGAATCCACAAGTCCACTGAAAAGCACGGCTCCACTTCAAGGTGAGCGAGTCACATTTACGGGAACGCTGGCTTCGATGACCCACCGGGAAGCAGCCGGATATGTCGAGCAGTTTGGGGGAACTTTCACGACTCAGGTTTCCCAGCAGACAACCCTGCTGGTCGTCGGCGATGAAGGTTGGCCACTGGAAGAAGATGGTCAACCTTCGTTAAAGCTGGAGGCTGCTCGTGAACTGCTCGAACGGGGATTCCCGATCAAAATTCTGAGCGAACCCGAATGGCTGCAGTTGATTGAGCTGGAAAGCCCTTCTCCAGCAGATCGCAGGGTTTTTACGCCAGCCATGCTGAGTCAGTTAATGAAACTTCCCGTTTCGCGCATCCGTCATTGGGAACGCCTGGGACTCATTCGACCAGTTCGACGAGTTTGCCGATTGCCTTACTTCGACTTTCAGGAAGTGACGGGGGTTCGCCGACTGGCAGATCTGATTTCTACCGGGATTTCTCCCAAGAAAATCGGAGCCAGCCTGGAGAAGCTGAAGTCGCTGCTCCCCACGATTGAAAGACCTCTGGCTCAACTCGAAATTCTCTCGCAAGACCATCAACTTTACATTCGGGACGCTGCCAGCCTGCTGGATCCCCAGACAGGTCAGCGGATCTTTGATTTCCATGAAATCACTCTCAGCGACGGCGAAAGTTCGGCAAACAAGCTGGAATCAGACGATGGTTCCGCTTCTGAAAATACGCTGACAATCCCCTTTCCTGGCCATACCAAAGCGATTCATGGCCTGCAGAATCCCTCCAGAAACTGGGGAGCCAATGAATGGGCTCATGCCGGTTCAACATTGCTCGACTCCGGCGAAACAGTGGCCGCCATCCAGGCTTTTCGCAGAGCCTTGCTGCTGGCTCCTCACGAAGCCTCGATTCATTTTCAATTAGCCGATGCCTTATACCGCTCTGGAAATTATGCGGGAGCCGCAGAACGGTATCATGTGGCTGTGGAATGCGATGCCGAGTATATCGAGGCCTGGACGCAACTGGGGTGTGTCCTGGCACAAATGGGTGATACCAAGGCAGCCAGCGAAGCGTTTGAAGCTGCCCTGCTGCTCCACCCGGATTATCCCGATGCTCATCTGCATCTGGCAGAACTTTTTGAGCAGATCGGCCAGCATTTGAAAGCCCGTCCTCATTGGCTGCGCTATCTCGACTTCGACAACCGCGGGCCATGGGCCGATATGGCCAGAGAACGATTGGAACGATCTCATGGTGATGCTTCTGAATCCCCACTTGAAAACCTGTAAGAATTCAGATCACCCGTCAATCTGGCGAGGATAGAGAACACGGGCCAATTCCAAGGCGACTTTCATGAGAGTTGCACAGTTCAATTCTGATGAGTTGTCATTGTAGAGAATTCTCGACTGGGCTAAATTTCAACTCAAGTTGATGGCAGCGAGATTCTCAGATCGACCTGACGGGATGTCGGGGTAGAACAGACAGGGAGGTTTCAAACATGCGTGCGAGCTCCCAGGGGTCATTCACCACACTGTTACTACTCGTACCAGTCCTGGCAGTGCCACTCTTTGCGATTTTTGGCCTTCCGGAAATTTCGACGGATACTCATCAGACGTCGCTCGAAGAAGAGTTCCCGGAACTCTCGGATGTAACGCCGCTGGCCTCCGACGCTAAAGCTTTTGGTGCTGGGGCATTACCTTCTGAGACATCGTCTGCCCTGCCAGCAAGCACTACGCCTCTCACCGAACATCCCGAGGGAGTGGCCGGAAATTCAGAGCCTCCACTTTGGAGTAATAATCAAGGGAGCAATAATCAAAACCCTCCTGATCAGAAAGCGCCCGGGACCACTCCTGCCGATGCTGGCGCGATGGCCTGGGCCGATACAACCTCTCCACCCGTCGGAACTGCACCACGAACACTGCCCAACGCATCCGCATCTCCATTAAGCAATTCTGAATTGCATGGCATGGTCCACGGGGAGTTTGCAGAACATGAGATCGATGGCTCCCCTGCAACAGGTGTGATTCCTGCTGGCAACACAGAAATTGCTGTCGCTCCCCAGACTCCTGGAAAAATGGGCGGAAAGAAGTCATCCCGCGAAAAGCCAGCAGATACTCCCCCTTTAACCTGGCAAGATGCCGTGCAGAGGCTCCACGCATTACAGATTCGAAACTTCCGCCTCGAACCTGGTGCTGAACCTTCCGTGTTCGTATTCATCTGCTCATACACACCGGCAGACAACCCACGGATTTCGTACCGTTTTGAAGCCGAGGCTAACGAACCACTCAAAGCTGTCGAGAAGGTTCTTCAGCAGATTGAAGAGTGGAGTTCCTCACGATGAGCATGCCCCTGCCCTGGGCTCGCACTTCGGGAAACTTTCAGCAAAACAATTCGTGGCAGGTCAATCACGAACATCGCTGGAAGCAAGGCCACTCGGCTTCGTCATTTCAGTGGTTGATCCAACCGCAATCACCCGCCGGCCCGCCTGCTCATATCTTTGGACTGGAACAAAGCCCCGGCTCAGCCAGTTCTGTACGAACATCCCGGCTGGCGAGATTGGAAGCGATTCTCTTTGTCGCCGATGGCCCGCTTCCTATCAAAAAGCTGACCAACTTAGCCAGCCTCACAGATGTTCGAGAAGCCGAGCAAATGATTCGCTGGCTCAACCAGAGTTATCAGTTCACCCACAGTCCCTATCAGATTTACCCTCTGGCGGGC is a window of Planctopirus limnophila DSM 3776 DNA encoding:
- a CDS encoding serine/threonine-protein kinase, whose product is MRAADQLIFDDGDIVDEEAALEPTLVGHAAFGTDLKTLDELLSGGAESADASRLLPPHHPEVLHATGSSVSASGVTTQTKLLSAPVPKRKVERVRDLSPGQVNADVGRQRGRSGTLIQQRLIAAAILVCVGLLAYFIRSLVVQSSPYPYLRAIVLLNSITCLCILLKNRMLPLDRLRFLELLLFIPPAIQIVLTQLLQMREAGVLQNSVLLSDLLHNGTLGLIIVMMSYAMLIPNGWKRAAVLLSPLALAPLATIAYLRMTIPWTQEVLTLQVCLELATTLAVSLFASIWGTFTISALRQEVSRARQLGQYRLARRLGAGGMGQVFLAEHRLLTRPCAVKLIHPQYGTDPIALMRFEQEVRSMAQLSHWNTVEIYDYGHTEDGTFYYVMEYLPGMNLGELVARFGPLSPERTVHFLIQTCRALHEAHQLGMIHRDLKPANVYAAKRGGEYDVAKLLDFGLVLDSRGVRVRGYSDSSRQTSVAGSPLFMSPEQATYESVPDARSDIYALGATAYFLLTGRPPFEGKTPVQVMIKHARDRVVPLRDLRADIPADVEAIVLRCLAKNQELRFGSARELELALCRCSVSGKWNSDQAERWWQTFAPEIDLPVEI
- a CDS encoding tetratricopeptide repeat protein; the protein is MNSAETPITSAESTSPLKSTAPLQGERVTFTGTLASMTHREAAGYVEQFGGTFTTQVSQQTTLLVVGDEGWPLEEDGQPSLKLEAARELLERGFPIKILSEPEWLQLIELESPSPADRRVFTPAMLSQLMKLPVSRIRHWERLGLIRPVRRVCRLPYFDFQEVTGVRRLADLISTGISPKKIGASLEKLKSLLPTIERPLAQLEILSQDHQLYIRDAASLLDPQTGQRIFDFHEITLSDGESSANKLESDDGSASENTLTIPFPGHTKAIHGLQNPSRNWGANEWAHAGSTLLDSGETVAAIQAFRRALLLAPHEASIHFQLADALYRSGNYAGAAERYHVAVECDAEYIEAWTQLGCVLAQMGDTKAASEAFEAALLLHPDYPDAHLHLAELFEQIGQHLKARPHWLRYLDFDNRGPWADMARERLERSHGDASESPLENL
- the larE gene encoding ATP-dependent sacrificial sulfur transferase LarE, which codes for MNPQPPPQTSINAMNRPQLEENDPSKSPGATRSLTEKQLDQLVEWFRPWPSVIVAYSGGVDSALVSWGAFQALGSSALAVTALSPSVSESDRELSAAVAREMGIKHQTIHTHEIELAAYRANAPTRCYFCKSTLYSTIRSKYPASEFPLIVNGTNLDDLGDHRPGLMAAEEFQIRSPLVELGYNKQIVRNLAHLAGLTVHDRPASPCLASRIAYGVEVTSDRLLRVEQAEKYLRSLGFQEFRVRIEPGELARIELHPEDLTQLVSSPMREACVRVLSELGFRQICLDLAGFRSGSHNELIQLNAASK
- a CDS encoding serine hydroxymethyltransferase, translated to MADRMPVLTAADPEIAGAIRQEEVRQHDGLELIASENYTSQSVLEAVGSVLTNKYAEGYPGRRYYGGCEHVDTIESIARTRACTLFGAQYANVQPHAGSQANMAVFMGFLKPGDTFLAMDLAHGGHLTHGMGLNFSGILYNAVHYGVRESDHRIDFDQVARLAKEHKPKLIIAGASAYPREIDHGKFAEIAKSVGALFMVDMAHYSGLVAAGLHNSPVPHADFVTSTSHKTLRGPRSGFILCKEEHGKTIDKTVFPGLQGGPLEHVVAGKAVCFREAAQPAFKQYIEQVIKNARTLAETLVAGGVRLASGGTDNHLMLCDVTSVGLTGKIAEHALDVAGVTANKNMIPYDTRKPLDPSGIRLGTPALTTRGMKEAEMQQVGQWILQIFKHPEDATTLGKIRQEICEFCKNYPVPGIAL
- the scpB gene encoding SMC-Scp complex subunit ScpB; the encoded protein is MSMPLPWARTSGNFQQNNSWQVNHEHRWKQGHSASSFQWLIQPQSPAGPPAHIFGLEQSPGSASSVRTSRLARLEAILFVADGPLPIKKLTNLASLTDVREAEQMIRWLNQSYQFTHSPYQIYPLAGGYQLLTNPDYQPWLTRLNTTRKAPQLTPSTLETLAIIAYRQPVTRADVEQIRGVQCVDILKQLMEDGYVRLAGEDASLGRPYLYETTKKFLEELGLASLDDLPHRDAFPSRHSNTNNGKSEKAA